The Streptomyces sp. NBC_01298 genome contains the following window.
GAGCTCCCCGACGGCACCGGCTCCGTACCCGCCTACCGCACGGGCGAGCCCGACCTGATCGTCTGCAAGACCGACCGGCCCGCCTTCGAGCGCCGGATATCCGCCTTCCCGGACGCCCTCAGGCAGCGCAACCTCGCCCTCTACGAGCGCTGCGAGAAGAACGGCTTCCGCGACCTCCAGGCGGCGGTCGACGCCGTGGACCGCCCGGGCATGAACATCGCGATCCTCCCCGGCCTCTACGAGGAGGAGCCCTCGCTCCCCAAGCCCACCGGGGAGTGCGCCTCGCTCAAGGCCCCCAACTCCTCGCTCGGCTACCAGATCCTGACCTACGAGCAGCAGGTGGCCTGCCGCCACAACCAGAACCTGGTCGCCATCCTCGGCAAGACCGACCTCCAGATCGAAGGCACCGGGGCCTCCCGCCAGGACGTGGTCATCGACGCCAAGTACCAGAAGCTGAACGGGATCCGCGCGGACAAGTCCAACGGCATCTACTTCCGCAACTTCACCGCCCAGCGCACCACCTTCAACTCGCTCTACGTCCTAGCGGGCGACGGCTTCGTCATCGACGACGTGCTGACCCGCTGGAACGACGAGTACGGCTTCCTGACCTTCGCCAGCGACCACGGCCTGTACAAGAACTGCGAGTCCTACGGCAACGGCGACTCCGGCATCTACCCCGGCAGCGCCTCGAACATCAACGACGGCCGCGGCTACGACGTCCCCCGCTACTCCATCGAGATCACCGGCTGCCGCAGCCACCACAACATGGTCGGCTACTCCGGCACCGCGGGCGACTCCGTGTACGTGCACGACAACGAGTTCGACCAGAACATGGGCGGCGCCTCGATGGACAGCGCCTTCCCCGGCCACCCCGGACTCCCGCAGAACCACGCCCGCTTCGAACGCAACCTGATCCACGACAACAACGCCGACTACTACCACTACGTCGCGGACGGCACCTGCGCCAAACCGCCCGTCGAGCGCGGCTACGAGCAGGGCGTCGTCTGCCCGCAGATCTCCATGCCCCCGGGCACCGGCATCATCACCGCGGGCGGCAACTGGAACCTGTACGAGAACAACTGGGTGTACGGGCACCAGCGCGCGGGCTTCTTCCTCTCGGCCGTGCCCGCCTTCATCCGCGGCGAGGAGGAGCTGTCCAAGCAGGCCGACACCTCCCACCACAACCGCTACGCCGGCAACATCCTGGGCAAGGACAAGTCCGGGGCCTCCCGCCCCAACGGCATGGACGTGTGGTGGGACGGCCAGGGCCGGGGCAACTGCTGGCAGCAGGGCCCGGACGGCTCCACCCCGGGCACGCTCCCGCAGTGCGGCGAGCGCCGCGGCGCGGTCTCCGGCGCCTCGGCCCGGCTGGCCGGTGAACCGGTGAAGCTGGCCCAGCTCCTGGTCTGCGCCGACTACAGCGTGCAGGCGCGCAAACTCCCGGCCGGCTGCGACTGGTACGGCTCCCGGGGCCTCCAGCGGGTGGAGACCCAGCTCGCCCTCGCCGTCGCGGCGGTCCTCCTCCTGGTCGGCGGCCTCCTGTGGTGGCGCCGCCTGCGCGGCTCCCGCCTGGCCGGGGTGGCGGCCCTGCTCGGCCTCGCGGGCCTGACCCTGGACGTGGCCGGCTCCACGATGGGCCTGGTCGGCACCTTCGTCCCGGCGCTGGCCCTGCTCTGCCTCGGCCTGTGGTGGACCGGCACCGGACTCGCCCTGCGCCCCACCCGGCCCTGGCTGGCCCGCCTGACCCTGCTGCTCGGCGCCCTCACCCTCCTCGACGCCTTCGACAAGGCCGTCCTGATGGTCCCGTGGATCCCGCTCAGCCCCGCCTGGATCCGGTCCCTCGTCGCGGTGGTCTGGGTCCTCTGGGCCGTCATCGCCGCCGCCCGCCCGGGCGGCACGCCGGCCCGCCCGGCAGGCCCGGGCGGCGACCCGGCGGGCGACCGGGTCCCCGTCCCGGCAGGCCCGGCCCCGACCCGCACCGCGGAAGCCGAATCCGAGGGCGGAGCCGGAGCCGAGGTTGGCACCAAGCCCAGCACCGGCACCGGCACCAGCACCGGCACCGGTGCGGAGCGGGGCGCCGCCGGGGGAGACCGGCCGTGACGGGGCACCCGGGCGGAGACCGCCCCGAACGCCGGACCTGGTGCGACGTGTGCGGAACGCCGCCCCGCCGGTCCACCCTGTCCCGCCGGACGGGCCGCGCGGCGGCTCTGCTCGCCCTGGCCCTGCTCCTGGCGGGCGGCGCGGCGACGGGCTGTGGGGGGCGGGCCACCACCCACCACAAGCCCGGCACGACCCACGAGCAGGCCTCCGGGAAGGCGGGCACCCTGCTCAGCGCCGACGACGGCGCGGGCCACCGGCTCCGCGAGGTCCCGGCCGAGGGCGCGCCGGAGGTCCGCCTCACCGCCCGGCCGGACTCCGAGGACGGCTGGAACCTCCAACTGGCGGTGACGAACTTCCACTTCACCCCCGACAGCACCGGCGGCGCCGCCCTCCCGGGTGCCGGCCACGCGCACCTGGAGCTGGACGGCCGCAAACTGGCGCGCCTGTACGGCCCGTGGTTCCACCTGCCCGCCGCGCAGGTGCCGGAGGGCACGCACACCCTGACCGTCCGCCTCTACGCGGACGACCACACGGCCTGGGCGGTGGCGGGCAAGCCGGTCGAAGCGACCCTCCAACTCGCCGCCGCGTCCGGCCAGTCCACCCACACCCACACCCCGGCCGCACCGCCCTCCATGACCCCGGAGGCGGAGCGGGCCGACCGCACGGTGACCATCACCGTGCGGGACGGCAAGGTGAGCCCGGTCCCGGGCCGGGTGGAGGTGACCCGCGGCGAACGCGTGGCCCTACGGGTCACCAGCGACCGCGCGGACACCCTGCACGTCCACGGCTTCGACAAGGAACTCGCCCTGCCGGCAGGCCAGGAGGCCACCCTGATCCTGACGGCCGACCGCACGGGCCTCTTCGAGGTCGAGACCCACGAGTCCGACCTCGTCCTGACCCAGCTCCTCGTCCGATGACCCCATCACCTCCCCTCCCGGTGGTCCGGTGGTGACCGGGTGCGGGCCGCAGGGCCTCCCGGGCGCGGTGCCCGGTGGCGGCTCCGGCCAGGGCGTGGTCCTTCACCCGGCCGACCCGCTCACCGTGCTCGCGCACGGCATCGGATCGCAGCACGATCTGCCGATCTCGCCGTTCTACGCCTTCGCCGGCGCCTTCACCGCGCTCTTCCTCTCCTTCCTCGCGCTGGGTCTCCTCTGGTCCACCTCCCGCTTCCGCGGCGACCGTTCGGGCCTGGCCCTGCCCGCCGGGCTCCAGCGGGTGGCCGACGCGCCGGCCACCCGCAACGCCCTGCGCGGGCTCGGCCTCGCGGCCGCGCTCGCCGTCCTCCTGTACCTCCTCCTCGGCCCCGACGACCCCGCCCGCAACCCCGCACCCGGCGCCGTCTACGTCCTGCTCTGGGTCGGACTGGTTCCCGCCTCCCTCCTGTTCGGTCCCGTCTGGCGCCTCCTCAACCCGCTCCGCACCTCGCACCGGCTGGCCGCCCGGCTGTCGGGGAGGCTCCGGACGGCCCGTGCAGCCCGTGCGACCCGTCCGGCATCCGCGGTCGCCGCCGCCCAGGCCGCCGCAGCAGCCGCCACGCACTCCTCCCGGAGCCCGCACCCCCCGGCACGGCACCTCGCCGCGGTGCCGGATCCCTCCAGCCCGGAGCCCCGACCGCACCGTCCGCTCCCCGCCCGGCTCGGGCAATGGCCGGCCGCCGCCGGCCTCTTCGCCTTCACCTGGCTCGAACTCGTCTCTCCCGATCCCGCTTCCACCACCACCCTCCTCGTCGCCCTGACCGGCTATGCCGCGCTCCAGCTCCTGTTCGCCGCCCGCTACGGCGAAGGCTGGTTCGCCGACGGAGACGCCTTCGAGGCGTATTCCGCCCTCCTCGCCCGGCTCTCCCCCCTCGGCCGTCGCAGCGACGGCCGCCTGGTCCTCCGTAACCCCTTCCACGGACTCGACGCGACGCCCGAGCGGCCCGGACTCGTCGCCACCGTCTGCGTCCTGCTCGGATCCACCGCCTACGACGGCTTCTCCGACAACCCCTCGTGGATCAACGCGATCCAGACCTCCCCCCTCGGCCGCACCGCGGCGGCCACCCTCGGACTGCTCGGAGCCATCGCGCTCGTCGCCGTCCTCTACTGCCTCTGCGCGGCGGTCACCCGCCTCGTCTGCGGCCCGCACCCCGGCCCGCTGACCGCCTTCGCGCACTCACTCGTACCGATCGCCCTCGGTTATCTCGTCGCCCACTACTTCTCCCTCCTCGTCACCGAAGGACCACGCACAGTAATCATGGCAGTGGGCACTGACAACGCCCCCGAACCCAGGTCCCCCTTGGGTCCTGGCGGCCTCGCGGCCCTCCAGGTGATCGCCGTCGTGACCGGCCACGTACTCGGAGTGATCGCCGCGCACGACCGCTCCGTACGCCTCTTCCCGCCCGCGAAAGCCGTCGCCGGGCAACTGCCGCTGCTCGCGCTGATGATCACGTACACGGTGGGAGGCCTCAGCCTGCTGCTGAACTGAGACGGCCGAACCGGTACCGCCGCCGACCCGTGAACCCAGGAGCGGCATGATGGACCCCGTGCCCCCAGCCCACCCCCTGCGCCGGACGCCGATCCAGCAGCGCAGCGCCGACCGCCTCGCCCGGATCCTCGACGCCTGTGCGGAACTCCTCGACGAGACCGGCTACGAGAACCTCAGCACCCGGGCCGTGGCCCTGCGGGCCGGCGTGCCGATCGGCTCGGTCTACCGGTTCTTCGGCAACAAGCGGGCCATGGCCATCGCCCTGGCCCACCGCAACCTCGACCGGTACGCCGACGGCATCGAGCAGCGGCTCGCGGAGCTCCCGGACGCCGACTGGCGCCCGGTCGTCGACGCCGTGCTGGACGAGTACCTGGTCATGAAGCGCAGCGTGCCCGGCTTCGCCCTCGTCGACTTCGGGGTGCCGGCGCCGCCGTCCGAGGGGCCCGCGTCCGACCCCAACCACCTGGTCGCCGTACGCCTCACCGAGCTGCTCGGCGCCCATCTCGCCCTCACCCCGGACCCCACTCTGGAGCGGGCCGTCCTGGTCGCGGTCGAGGCCACCGACGCCCTGATCCAGCTCGCCTTCCGCAACGACCCGGCCGGCGACCCCGACATCGTCGCCGAAACCCGCGCGATGATGCACGCCTACCTCGCACGCGTCCTGGACTGACCGGGCGCAGCAGGCGGAGGGGGCGGAGCGGGCGGAGGGGGCGCGTCCGGCCATCGCGGCGGCCTCCCGTGCCCCCGAGGCCGCCGTTTCATCTCATCGTGCGGAGCTCCCGACGCGACCGGTCACCACCAGGTTGCCGTCCGCCGTGCGCCGGGCGAGGACGCCGGTGCGCAGGTAGCCGTCGGGGGTGAAGGCGCGCGCGTTGAGGCCGGGCGAGCGGTAGTAGCCGCGCGCGGTGTAGGGGCCGCGGGCCAGGAGTTCGCCCGGTTCCCCGTCGGGGACCTGCTCGCCGTCGGCGTCGACGACGCAGATCTGATCGTCGGGGGAGAGCGGCCGGCCCTGCGTGGTGAGCACGGTCTCGTCCGGATCGCCGGGCCGGGTGAGGGTGAGGAAGCCCTCGTCCGTACCGAAGGCCTGCTGGAGGCGACAGCCCCACTCGGATCCCACCCGTTCGGCGGTCGCGCGGTCCAGGGGCGTGGTGCTGCCGCCGATCTGTACGAGACGCAGGCTGCTCACGTCCGCCTGGACCTCGGGACGCGCGTCGAGCCAGAGCCGGGCGGTGTCCGCGGTCAGCGCGGCGACGGTGACCCGCTCGCGCTCGACGGCCGCCAGGCGGGCGGCGGGCTCCGGGTCCTCGACCAGGACGATGGTGCCGCCGACGGTCAGCGTGCCGATGATGCCGGGGCCGCCGAAGGCGAGGTTGAGGTCGCCGGGCAGCGCGGCGAGGTACACGTCCTCCTGGGTGAGCGACACCAGTTCGGCCGCGGCCCGCGCCTGGTAGGCGTAGTCGTTGTGGGTGCGCGGCACCAGCTTGGGAGCCTCGCCGGCGCCGCCCGCGAGCAGGAAGAACGCCACCTGCCCGGCGCTGAGCGCGAGCGCCGGCTCGGGCGGCGAGTCGAGGGAGTGCAGCGGGAAGTAGTGGCAGCCCGAGGTGTCGGTCGTGAAACCGCCGTACGGGTCCGAGGCGCCCGGCGCCTCGAAGGTGAACACCCGGCGCAGGAAGGGGCCTTGGGTCGCGATGTCGGCGGCCATCGCCGTGTGGTCGAAGCCCCGGTACGTCGCGGGGCCGATGTAGCCGGTGGCCTCGGAGACCTGGACGACGTGGGACACCTCGGGCGCGCGGTGCGAGATCGGGCAGAGCACCGGGACCGCGCCGGCGCGCATCAGGGCGAACACGGTGACGACGAGTTCCGGGATGTCGGGCAGCTGCACGATGACCCGTTGCCCGGGCCGCAGGCCGCGCAGCCGGAACCCGGCGGCCATCCGGCCCACCCGGCGGTTCAGGGCCGCGTACGTCATGCGGGTGTCGCCGTGGGCGAGCGCGGTCCGCGGCCCGAACTGCACGGCCCAGCCGCGCAGCAGGTTGTCCAGCGTGTTGCCCCGCCAGTGGCCGGACGCCCAGTAGTAGTCGACGAATTCCTCGGGCCAGGGCGTACAGCCGTCGAGCATGGATGTCATTCGGCAATCCAATCCGTCCCCATCCCCAGGGGCAATGTGCTTTCCCGACCAAGGGTGCTGAATTGCGTCAGCAGAAGGACCAATGAGGGCCTCTGACCTGGGGTAACGGTCTATGTATGCGGTGGCGGGCGCGAATGCGGGGGCCTGCGGCGCGGGTATGAACGGCCCGGTCGGCTGCTTGCCGAGGTGCCCAAGCGGTGGCGTTTCTTCTGCCCGTCGGCTCGCGCCGTTCTCCGGGCGGAATGGGCGTGGCTCCGGGGCGGCTCCGGCCGAATCGGAGCGGCTCCGGGGCCCGGGCCGCATCGGCGTGGCTCCGAGCGGCTCCGGGCCGAATCGGCGCAGCTCCGGGCGAACGGGACCCGGCTCGCGGCTCCGCCCGGCCCCGGCCGCTTCGGCGGCGCCCGCTGACACCCCGGCGGTGCCGGCCGATACCCCGGCTGGCCCTGGCCGACACCTCGGCCGCCACGCTGACATCCCGGCGGTGCCCGCCGACACTCCGGCCGCCCCTGGCCAACTCCGGCGGATCCCGCCAACTCCGGCGGACCGCGCCAACTCCGGCGGACCCCGCCAACCCCGGCCACCCCGCCTCGCCCCGGCCGGCCCGGGCCGCCTCGTCCCGGCCGGCCCCCGCGGCGCCAACCCCGACCCGGACGCCCCCCGCCCCCGGATTCCGTAGGGCGTGGACCCTCCCCACCGTGCCTACCGGTCGGTATGCTCGGTGCCGCTCGTGGGGGCCCGGTGCCCGTGCCCCGTGCCGCAGCCCGCTGCCCCTGGAGGGCCCATGCCCCGCACCGCCCTGCGCATCTGCCCGCTCTGTGAAGCCACTTGCGGCCTTACGCTCACCATCGAAGGCACCACTGTCACCGGGGCCAGAGGGGACCGCGACGACGTGTTCAGCCGCGGCTTCATCTGCCCCAAGGGCGCCGCCTTCGGTGGCCTCGACGCCGATCCCGACCGGCTGCGGACCCCCCTCGTGCGCCGCGACGGCCGGCTCCGCGAGGCCACCTGGGAGGAGGCCTTCCAGGCCATCGCCGACGCGGTCCCCGCGCTCGTACGGACGTACGGGCCCCAGTCCGTCGGCGTCGTCCTCGGCAACCCGAACGTCCACACCATGGCGGGCCAGCTCTACCCCCCGCTGCTGCTCAAGGCCCTCGGCACCCGCAACCTCTTCACCGCCAGCACCCTCGACCAGATGCCCAAGCACGTCTCCAGCGGGCTGCTCTTCGGGGATCCCTTCGCGATCC
Protein-coding sequences here:
- a CDS encoding TetR/AcrR family transcriptional regulator encodes the protein MDPVPPAHPLRRTPIQQRSADRLARILDACAELLDETGYENLSTRAVALRAGVPIGSVYRFFGNKRAMAIALAHRNLDRYADGIEQRLAELPDADWRPVVDAVLDEYLVMKRSVPGFALVDFGVPAPPSEGPASDPNHLVAVRLTELLGAHLALTPDPTLERAVLVAVEATDALIQLAFRNDPAGDPDIVAETRAMMHAYLARVLD
- a CDS encoding AMP-binding protein, whose translation is MTSMLDGCTPWPEEFVDYYWASGHWRGNTLDNLLRGWAVQFGPRTALAHGDTRMTYAALNRRVGRMAAGFRLRGLRPGQRVIVQLPDIPELVVTVFALMRAGAVPVLCPISHRAPEVSHVVQVSEATGYIGPATYRGFDHTAMAADIATQGPFLRRVFTFEAPGASDPYGGFTTDTSGCHYFPLHSLDSPPEPALALSAGQVAFFLLAGGAGEAPKLVPRTHNDYAYQARAAAELVSLTQEDVYLAALPGDLNLAFGGPGIIGTLTVGGTIVLVEDPEPAARLAAVERERVTVAALTADTARLWLDARPEVQADVSSLRLVQIGGSTTPLDRATAERVGSEWGCRLQQAFGTDEGFLTLTRPGDPDETVLTTQGRPLSPDDQICVVDADGEQVPDGEPGELLARGPYTARGYYRSPGLNARAFTPDGYLRTGVLARRTADGNLVVTGRVGSSAR
- a CDS encoding right-handed parallel beta-helix repeat-containing protein, translating into MSWTRRFPAVPAAFLAALLALLSLLVAAPAATAHEERPVELPDGTGSVPAYRTGEPDLIVCKTDRPAFERRISAFPDALRQRNLALYERCEKNGFRDLQAAVDAVDRPGMNIAILPGLYEEEPSLPKPTGECASLKAPNSSLGYQILTYEQQVACRHNQNLVAILGKTDLQIEGTGASRQDVVIDAKYQKLNGIRADKSNGIYFRNFTAQRTTFNSLYVLAGDGFVIDDVLTRWNDEYGFLTFASDHGLYKNCESYGNGDSGIYPGSASNINDGRGYDVPRYSIEITGCRSHHNMVGYSGTAGDSVYVHDNEFDQNMGGASMDSAFPGHPGLPQNHARFERNLIHDNNADYYHYVADGTCAKPPVERGYEQGVVCPQISMPPGTGIITAGGNWNLYENNWVYGHQRAGFFLSAVPAFIRGEEELSKQADTSHHNRYAGNILGKDKSGASRPNGMDVWWDGQGRGNCWQQGPDGSTPGTLPQCGERRGAVSGASARLAGEPVKLAQLLVCADYSVQARKLPAGCDWYGSRGLQRVETQLALAVAAVLLLVGGLLWWRRLRGSRLAGVAALLGLAGLTLDVAGSTMGLVGTFVPALALLCLGLWWTGTGLALRPTRPWLARLTLLLGALTLLDAFDKAVLMVPWIPLSPAWIRSLVAVVWVLWAVIAAARPGGTPARPAGPGGDPAGDRVPVPAGPAPTRTAEAESEGGAGAEVGTKPSTGTGTSTGTGAERGAAGGDRP